The genomic DNA AACACTAGGAAGTTTTTTGGTTCAGCACCTTCTTAACCAATTTCACCCAGCAAAATAACATCCCAGAACCACAGCTGGggatacacatttttcccagtGGTTGTATCATATCCAATATAGCAGACAGCACTCAAGCAATGCGCGCAAAAAAACCCTCAATAGTCATGCATTTTACTGCAGAATCTGTTCATTTTGACTGTGTCGCAGTCTGACAGTCAGACTTCTAGTAAATGCCTGAACATACTTCcttagtaaaaagaaaatgacatcCCAAACCTAAACACTTCCCCTTTTCCTTCTCATTCCTGTGATGTGTTCATGGTACACATCTAAATAAAGTTGAGTTTCAGAAGAGAAGTGAGCATAAAGGTAACATTATCTTAAGTTATGTTTTTGTGAAACATCCTGAAATCAAAGTATACTAATCTTGTGTTGCATTCAAAAGTTGCATGAAAATATAGTACGAGGCAGTTTAATGCCCTATGCTGAACTGGTACAGAGCAGGTTGTGATACTGGTGGCCAGTTAGATCAAAGGTAGCAGACAATAATTTTTTGTTTAAGTTTATGAAGCTGGTTAGATTCAATTCTACGGTTTATGTTGACTTTATGCACCTCAAACATGGTCCTTTCACCTcatctcagttttttttatatagcccCAAATCACAAGAACAATTACTTCAAGATACTTTATAATAGACCCTATAATActacaaagaaaaacccaacaatcagatgaccccatAAAAGCAAGTACTTGGCTACAGTGGAAAGgtaaaactccctttcaacaggaagaaacctagaactagaaccaggctcaggggggaagagccatctgctgtgaccgggtTGGAGGTGAGGGGAAGGAGAAAGGACAAATAAGGTGAGATTAATTATTGGAGCGGAAAGTTTACAGAGAGCTAGCATCTGCATTTAACAGAAACTATGTTAGTATTCAGAAATACAGTTCTGGTAATATTTGTTGCACAGATTCTCTACTGAATATATTTACAGTATGTGTGTCATACACATTATATAATAACATCTCTGTCCCCTCTTCAGTCTGTCAGTCCAGTCAGCGGCCCTGAAGCTAACAGCTCTTCATATCCTTGCACTATCCTGGTTGAAAAACTGGATAGCTCCTGGATTGATGGGGATTGGCACGAATAATTCAggccttttttaaaatggaaGGAAATTGTGAATCATGGAATAGGAAAAGTTGCAATACTGCGTGGGTTGGAGAGCAGTGCCTCATCTCAAGTCAGTGTTGGGTTTCATGAATGAAGAACACTGTGTAGCAGATACAAGGACATATGTTGCTGCATACATAGAGGATATATGCAAATATACAGAAAACATATATAGAAATAGTTTACATCAAGATTAAGACAGCTGATAAGCAGGTGTCCAtagcataagaaaaaaaagaaagaaacatcagTTCATGTCTGCTGTCAAATCTGTGTAACTATACAGCATGCTGAAGACTTAGTGCATAGCACAGCATTCTACAAATAGATCTCCCCTGCAGCTTTGGAGTTAAGAGTAGAGTTAGTATGTGGATTAGTGAGCTTGCATACAACATGGATGACAACATGGAAGGTGACagggaggaagaaaaagaagtgatGAAAACCACTAGATACTCCGAATGTCACTAGTTGTAGTGCTGCAGCTTTCCATTCACTCTGCATTGGCTCACAGTTAAATGGAAAGAGATGAGCATTAACACAACTGCATGTAGCACTGGAAAAGTGTTCGTTGATGGCCTGCTTCCACTACCTAACTCCTGACTGTGTCCATTTTCCTGCTTAGATAATGTCTGAGTCTACACCCTTAAGATGAAGTCTGATTTAAATCTTCTCTATCACACATTTGGACACTTTTCTCACTGGTTTTGCTGAAGGTGTCTCACACCAAATCACATCATATCTGGCAATGCCACATGAAAGGAGATATAAGAACAATGTTATATAACTCAATGGATGCAAATCAGAGACCCTCAAAATTGAAGTATTTAAGTTGCAAACTAACCTTAAAGTCAGTTCAATACACTATTAATTGATgcaataaaattaatatttgtGGGGGTTTTCACAGCTGTTCAAAAACTGTATTCTGGGACCAGATATAAACTGCTTGTCTGTCAGTGTTTAAGAAGTGAATAAGCGTTTCAGGAGGTTTCTGATCATaatcttcttgctgtgaagtGGCTGTACTAATCTGTTTGTAGCAGTCAAAGAAAATCTATTTTTCAAAGTTAACTATGGCATGATCACAATCaccaaatactatgatttaaacACTATAAATATATTCAGGTCCATATTAATATTtacaatttattcatttatttattttttttattaaagctaGCTAAAAGTCTGCAgttcaatcacatcttgattgaTTTAAAACCCCACAGTGGTGGTTTACAGGGGCAAAAATACACCTCTGCCAACGTCCAGATACTTACGGGTTATGGGATACGTTCTGGTTCCATTTCTGTTGGCCAAGTTTTACTTATATGTAAGTAATTAGCCTATAAAGCTAAATAAAATGTATCTAGGGTCCCTTCTACTTCACATGTTTTCAATGGTCTCTGGTCAGCACGTTACATGAATTTCTTCCTGTATGGATGCAGCTTTATGCCCATattctttctgtctgtgtctcaGATACTAAGTTAGCTGCACACGATCAGGTTGTTGAGGATGTAATGAGTTTGATTGGTTTGATctgtacagtttaaaaaaaaggtacatTTTGGCCCCAACTGAAAGTTTGACCTCATGATGGTGCCAGATGATAAGAcatccaaaacaacaacaacacaaccaGTCCTTCTTGaaacaatttgcatattagcACTTTGACGGCCACCGCTATAGATTAATAAATTATACTGACTGCCTTTTTGACTTCAGCAGGCTCGGTAAATTTTCATTTCACTGTAGGATACAAGCCTGGTGCAATGGTTATAAATGACCTTGTTCAGTCAACAGAATAGAGCAAATCTCCATGAATTATATATCCATTTGGCAATGAATAATTCATTAGAGACGTTTTGTATGATGGAATTATGCAATTTGGGAATTATGACACATTTCAGTGCAGATGCACAGCTGAAAAGATGGCTACGTTTCTCTGTACATATAACACCTAGGTCGCAGCAACATCACTTTTACTCTGACTCCACACATATGGGTGGTATCTGCTGAAGTTCACGTGACTgtgattcattaaaaaaaaaaagaaaagaattttaTATACGGTCACGGTTTGCAGATTATGAATAATATACTAAGTCCTTATCACTTTAAATCTTTCAGTGACTGACCTAATGGGggtactgtaaaaaaaaagttgaagtaATGTTTTATTCACCTAAAATATGTTACAATTTTGATGAAACCTGGCCCACTGTGTTACTGTGTGGAGGGATCAGACAGTCACATGGGGGTGCTGTTGTTAAATATAGAATCATTACAGTCCTTTGTGAAGAGCTGCTTGCATTCCTGGGGACTGGTGACCATGGGATGAATAGTTTGGCATCAGGTatcacaacagcaacaaaaactcTATCAAACACAAATGAACAGCAGGGACTCTGTATGTTGTGTGTTCTTTATTTCCTGTTTGCATGGCTTAAATCAGTCTGTTTCCGTCCACACAACAGCAAAATCACAAACAGTCCTCTTTCTTTACTCAGAGCTTTGGTGTGTATGTGGATACTGTCCTGGGATGTCCTGGGAAGCCTCCAATAGTTGTCACATTTGCTGCTATTACATTCTGTGTTGATGTTTGAAGAGGCAGCATAaagccctgtgtgtgtgtgtgtgtcagtcaggaagaaaaagaaataagaagCTGCGTATTCAGATGAAGAGTGTAATTACAGCAGAAAGAGCACGCACATGGCACTGGTGCAGATGTGTTTACACAGTGTGCTCAGCTGGGGTAGGCTCATTACCAGAGATGGAGTTGAGAGGGAAGAGCTAGGGCAATCCTTCGCTCTCCTTGACATGTGCATGGCATGTGAACAAGCTCGTTTTATGAAGAGCGGAAAGCTGATTCCTTTCCTCACTACAAGCGGAATATCCCCCGTCCTTTTCctcctccccacacacacatctatttgaatgtgtatgtgtggaggACAACAGGTTGGAAGGAAATGGTGCCCACTTTCTTCCTACTTCTTCACCACACCGCCTTTGCTTTCGACATTGACAGGTATTGTGGTTTCTGAGTGCTCGATGGCTGGTTTGATCAAAGGAGCCTCCACGGTCAGCACGCCTTCAGGAGAAAGGGCAGAGTTCACCTTCTCAACATCAGCTGAAGGGGGGAGGCTGCGAGGGAGGAATACGACACAATTAGGTCAGAaatcagaagaaaaaacaacaacaaaaccttGCTCCTCAGTGAGAAAAGGATATCAGTGCTACAATTTAGTCAAAAACGAACAGGACCAAAGCGtttagtaaaacaaataaagctCAGCAGCAGCTTAGTGTGTGTTACTCTATGGCCCCTGGATGGCAGCAGAGCCCTATGAAGATAAAGCCTACGTCAAGAAGGGATGAACCGCTTTAAGGCTGCTGCTACTTTTCAGAGCATGAAATTTAGCTATCAGCACCTGGCCAGCCAGGACAGATCAACCCATGAACTAAAGAGACTTACAGTATCAGAGTCATgattttagaaaaataaatcacactTATGAATAAATCCAATCCAATTTAAAGGACGAACAACAAGCCACAATAAAATTTGTACTTCTAAAACCTAAAGTCTTTAAGTGAGTAGTTGACATACTGCATGGGCCACATCTTCCTTAAATTAGTTTGATTAATGGCAGAAAGTGATCAAGAGTACATCAAGATTCCTTGGTATTCTTTCTCAAGTAAAGAGAAACTCACGTGTACTTCCTGGTGAAACTTCTGGACACAAAACCATGCTCATCTTTCCTCTCCTCGTGCTTACCTGTGGACACAGAAAATATACTTTAAGCTAGACTGAAAGATACATTTGCTATAAGGAGCGGTGCAAAGATATAAAGAGCCAGCTGGGCAAGAAAACATCTTGTTTATAGTAGTAAAATGAACCTGTTGGGGGGAACAGTGCATACAGATTTCATTCCACTAATCTAAGCCTTAATTTATGCACTCTACTTTTAGCACCtgatgaaaaatataaattgaCAACTGTTTGGGGTTGTATAAAGTGTTTCTTACATCATCTTATCATGTGAAGGTTACCTATATTGCTCACCTCATGCACAGGATTGAGCTGCATCACCTTATTACACCTTATTTACAAGAGCTGCATCACCTTTTTTGGAATTTTCTGGGAGCCCTTAATCTGTGTGCTGGTTTGCCTTGATGACTGACTGGTACAAAACACCTGTTTTCACTCTGGTGCACAGTTACTTTTATAGAGTCCAGCCATAATCTGATTTGGACTTTGTGCTTTatcaaaatatttattcatgtgATCCACTAGTGGATATCCAGAGATTGCTCTTATGCTTAGCACAAAGACTACAGATGTCACCTCTGAAAGTTAATAATAAgcattctgtttctgtttttaaaacttgGCTGTGAAAGCTAAACCTGAATGGTTGTTGAGTTTTTTTCTGAGTTGGTTTAGTTTATTtcttggttgttgtttttttaatgctatGCTAAACCAGCTCCAGGGTGTCAGGGAACAACTTCCtgaaataaatatacaataatATGCAATATAAATCATAAATCTGAAGCAAGAGCATTTTCATAAAGATTCAAACAGAGAGAAATAGCTCAGGAAAAAGTCTGATCTaagaataaataagtaaataaattttGACACATTTTCCCCACCCTTTTGCAAAACAGTTAACACGGATGTCATTCAAACAGTCCAAGCCCCACTGTGTTAGCTATGGTAACCAAACAAAAATCACCTATTCCTAACTATTAGAATCAGTATGAAATCACTGAAGCACCTGTTTGACACTTCTTCAGACAAATCTTTAATTAGCAATATGTTTGCAGGCCTTCAAAGGTGCACACCTGTGTTGTTCTTTACTAGCATGGATGGAGGAGGTCTAAGGCAGATGAGAGTGAGAGTAACAGGTAGAGGGGTCCGAGGAAGAGACGTCTGTGTGTGAGTTGGAGGTGTAGTTGGAAAGGCTCAAGTTTCAGAAGAAATTACGGGCAGCTGTTATCGATCATGCTATCAATCATGGCTTTTCACTTAAAGAGGCTGGACAAAGAGTACAACCGCtttaaacagaaacactgtaatgtTGCTGTGTAGTAATATCTTCAGCAATATACTTCATGTAATTGTTTCCTCATTCCCATTACATGTATTCTTTATAGAACTGCCGTTCTCTGGTGGAAGAGGGACAATTTTCACGCAGCCTTATGGCAAACAATGCCATAAGGCTCCGTGAAATCAGGGCAGCAGTGATCGCAGATCAGGAACCTCAACAACGTGGGCCTGACCACCACTGACCAAGTCTTGAAAAGCAACCATATTTCCATGAAGCAGCTCTACAGAGTTCCATTTCAAAGGAACTCTGAGGTTGTGAAGGAGGCCAGATGCTGTAATGCCTTGTCATATCATTCAGTTAAAGTCAACTGGAGTCACTTTTCATTGTAATTTTGCTTTTACTCAGAGAAGAATGGAGCTTGAAGCTGAGGGGGCACAtcatgtcttcatttatgttgatGAAGTCGGCTCCTGTAAAGTCAGGAGTTGTGGAAGGAACCTCACTGGATACAGGGCCACTTTCATAGTTCCAGAACAGAGGGGTACCAACATACCCACGTGTTCTGCCATCTCCAATGATGGTGTCCTATGCTATATCCCCACTATTCACCCATACAACACCGAAGGACTCATGACATTCCTGAATACACTTCATGAGAGGCTGATCTAGCCTGAGGACAGAGGGCTGTTGAGGACTGTCATGCCCCTCTTCGCCATTATCTGGGATAATGTGGCGTTCCACCAATGAGTGGTTTACAGTACACCCACATATAATGATGCAGTTCCTCCTAGTATGTGCCCCATTTTTGAATCCCTTAGAGGAGTTTATTATCACCATCCCTATGAGCAGATACCCTTTCTGAATGCAATGACTGCTGCAGCTCAAGAAATAGGTGAGGAGGAATGTCAAAGTTGGATACGGCATGAAAGAAGATTTTTTCCTCGGTGCATTGTGAGAGAGAATTTTGAGTCTAATGTGGATGAAGCCTTGTGGCCAACTCGTCAAGTCAGAAGGGACTGAGTATCAATAGCGGCTGTTTCTTATACTGTAATagattttattttggtttactGTATTCATTTTGCATTTATGTATTTTCTGTAACATGTACAgtatttcagttttcagccaGTTTGCATCAAAGCATTTTTGATTCTGGATCCCACTGagcactgcattttgtattttgttgtccATTGTGTAATGATTGATTGGAAAATCTAATATACTTGTTTGCAAATTGTGTTGTTTTGAAAGCAAAATTAGCTTTTGGAGGCATAAACAAAATGTGTCACTTTGACCGTCAGTGCCTCTGTTAGGCCTGTTTGAGTTGACTGCTGCATGACAGCAATCAAGAAAAGCTGTAAAGCACTAAGGATATACATACATGTCTTCATAGATTTCTAAAATGTTTCATAAATGATTTTTTCAGAGAGTTTTAATTTGCATATATGTTAGGTTAACTCTAAAACTCATGCAGTTCAGTGCTACTGAACCACACCGGCCACTTAAGATCCTCACCAGACTTAATCAGCCTCTTGTATCTCAGATGCCCTGCTATGAAGTTGAAACGCTGCCCTTCATTCTGCCTCTGAATACAGTAATATGTTTGTTGTGACAACGGACCGATAAAGGTTGCGGTCCAGAGAGTGGTGTCCCCTTTTTAACTGGACCAAATTACTtgtgtaacacacactttttcAACAGCTAAATGAAGGGTCATTAGTTTTGAGCGACAGCTAGAGAGAGGTCGCACTTTGGTGTGTTTACAAAATTCTTCATTACACTGTCGTGTTTAAAATATCATCCTGGGTCACTGGTGATACATGGGGTGGAACATGGGGTGGCAAATTCCACTTGGATTGAATCTTGTGCTTTGTTTATCTCAGTGTTTATGATGAGGTCCAGTCTCTGAGCGGAGAGACGTTGGGTACAGTCAGGGACTGAACCCTGGACCTGGACAAGATCCAGCAGTCCTTTTAAAGTAGTGGACCTACTGGTTGAGCTGCAGCTAAATCCCCAGCTCTGAGAATGGGATCCTTTGTGAAATAGCAGGCAGGGAGGCCGAGATTCACTCAGAGAAAAGAGAGCACAGGGCTTCAGAGAACTAAGCTGCTATCTGATCAGTTCCACACTTTCTTCAGGTCTGCTTTGCTCCTGCCCGTCCTGGATGGACAGTGAGGCTGTTTTAACATTGTTTTCATGCCTGAGCTTCTTTAAAAGTCAACTCCCACATTTTGAACTGTGTCTTGTTTTGCGTCCAGTGGGCTTACAGTCAAACCCCCCTGACCCTCCCAACTCCCTGAACACATTACTCTATTGTCTCAATATGTTATGTAACTATGTAACCACCTCATGCTTTGTTCAGTTCTATCaatttttgttttacagaagaaaaagagacaCTTAAGAACACCAAAGTGAGACAGTGTGCATACCAACCAGTACAGCTGTCTTCTAAGGATAAAGAGATGTAGGTGTATGATAAAGTGTGTCACTCAAGGAACATCTGACTGGAATATGACACATTAGGTTTCAGGACATAAAACACTATGACCTTTAAATCATTCAATAAGGAGAGCGACAGAAATCAAATAAGTGCTCACCCGAGATTTCCACCACGCCATCTTTCGTCTTCACCACCAGCTCCTCAGGTGAGAAGTGGTTCACATCCAGCGATACTTTCCAGCTGTCTTGGGTCTGCTTGATCTCGGAAATTCCGCTGCTCAGCTGGCGGGACAGGGCCCGAGCCTGAGCCTGCTGAGCCATCATGTGGGTTGGATACATCAAAGGGGCATGCGGTGTCATTAGTTCTGGGGCCAGGATGGATGGCCTCAGGTACCCTGGCCAGTGGGTGCTGGGGAATGCGGCGATGTCCTCGGGCAGGGCGGGCATGCCGAAGGTCTGGTCAAAGATACGGCTGCTCTGGTGCCAGTCACGAAATGGGTCCCAGCTCGGAGTGCGGAGCAAGGTGAAAGGAATACGTCTCTCAGCCATGATGATCTGGGTATTTCTTCTAAGCTTCAGAGGAGTgttgctgtgtgcagatcaagaGCCCCTTGGCCTCTCTGGAAGTGTTTTCTTAATGTGCTGTCTGCCTCTCAGCTGAGAGCTTTTATACCCACTGATAAGGGGTGGTCCCTTATCAACCGAACCCTCCCTTCAGACTCAAGCCCAATACCTCATGCCTCCAGAATGTTTTAGGAAAGCACTAGAATATCTATTTGTAGCGGACGTAGCACTGGAATGGAATTCAACAGGAAGGCCCTCCCATGTAACAGCTGCCCAATGCCCTGAGTGCTGTGTGTAAACCCCCTTCTCCTCTCCCTGTGCGTCTCAAAGAGCCAGAAGAATCTGGGAGGCTTCTGTCAGTCTACTTACAAGCTAACATGCTATTTCTAACAACACTATGGTGTGCTATGAACCCAGTCAGCCCTGAATGAAATACACAGTGGAATATCAGTTTGGTACATGAATGCAAATGACTTGACTGCATTAAAACTGGAGGAAAATCCACCATGTTCACACCTGCCTATTGATACTTCATTGTCACAAAGAGGGAATTAACAAGCTGTAGTGTCTCAAGTCTTCTGTTAACCTGACAGTCTTTCATTGTTTACTGGATTAGTTAGTGCCGCGTGATACTGcaattttggtatcgatccgaaACCAAGTAAATACACGGCCAGTATTACTAATACTAGTACACATATTTTTAAACTATGAAGGCAGTTTATCTAGGGGGGAGTAGTatgtcatgatttatgagattAATTGCCAGTTTCCAAAATCTGaatacattttaatgaccactaaatcaTCATGATTTTTACTTTGCACATGAAGTAGTTGAagacctggaatgtaaatgtgtctgtctcttaagcactttgggtcagcttctattgttttaaatgtgctaggctaatttaaaaaatagatgTGACAGTGAAATGGAGGTTATGTTAATTTATTTGATATATGGCAAAGTAAGTAAGTATTTGATTTGTGGAAGATTTGGCTCAGGTCTTAGTGTAAGAAATCTAATCCCTCAAAGTTACAGCACAGGATGTGATATCTGCCTCTAAAATAAGCCACGTCTTCCTCTCAGCCCAAGTTTGCCTCGACGTTTCAGTAATTCCCCACAGCTGGAGAACATTCTAGCCTACTTAATAGAGAGAGGCTTCATGTTTTTGGTCAAGGTTCTCATCAGTGCCATCTGTAGGAAAATACATACACAGCACCAACAAGTTATCGCTGACTGCACCTGAAGGCAGAGAGAAGAACTCAAAAACTGGATCATTTCCccatttgtttctgtttattgtcAGGTATAATAACTTGTACAATACAAAGAATGATTTGTAGAATCAAAGGGGCAATGCTATACTTGGAATAAATGGTCAGGCTGCAGAGTATCATAGCTGGGATAAGTGTGGTTACACTGGAAATGCATGTCATGAGACCGGGTGAATGGTAAGGAAGACTTAGGCTGATCCCTGATTGTATCACCTGTTTGTTAACCACCCTCATGGAGGTGCAGACACAGCCTGCTGCCGTGCCTGCCAAGCCATCGCTCATTATCTTTTGTAGCCAGCAACCGGGGAGACCTCTGCTAGAAACGTGTGGCCAATTATACAAGGGACTGAAATATGGAGTGACTGGAAATGTACAGCAGAGTAATAGACTCTTCAGGCTGCTTCAGGCCGAGTTCTCTTCCTCCCTCGGCACAGGCAGAGCCACAGCGGCCCTGCGTTACCATGAATCATTATAACGGCTGGGGACGCAATAATGGCAGTGGTGGGAGTAACTGTGGGTGAACGCTCAGTTCAACTGGCTCAAAAATCAGAGCTCCTTAAACACGTAGCAATGCATCTGTGCACTGCTTGTTGATCTGATAACAGGAGCTAACCTTTGCAATGAGAAACCGATTCTGTATCATAACGTGGACATTTACAGTACTTTTCTCAAATCTGCAGCAAACCCATCTCCAAACCATGATCCAACTGCTTCACAGCGAAATGATAAATACATTAAACAATAAATAAcccaataaataaatgaataaatacagcaAGTTTCATAAACAGCTGAGATCAACTCACAAATGTGCATGGAGACTTTTTGCAGTATGGTACCATACAGCAGCTCACGTAAATCATTACCTCGTTGATCTTTGTAAAGGAggttcacactcacacacacatacaaacgcGAACACACTCTCGCACAGGATTAGCATAACGAACGTAATGCGTTCATTAACCTCTGTTTGCAAAGGTCAGGGGGAAGGGGGAGGGCAGATTCACCCTGCTGGCACCTATCATTTCCATCAGGTTCCTTGACTCTCTCCTGATGAATCATGCTGAACATACCTCTTCAAACTATATGGAATATACAGTGCATAGTTTACAAAGCCAAACTTAAGAGAGTTTACATCTGTACAGACAAATCTATGCAATACAGTTTTcttctaaaaaaagaaaaaaaaaagttatttttatttcttttcctgaTTCATCCTCTGacttctcttttgttctctttttgttGATCTGTGTGCTTGGATGAACTGGAAGTCTTTGGGGTTGATGATTACATGATGAGAGAAAACGAAGTGATTCTCTGAAATGTACAGTAAGCTGTGTGATTTCGATGTGTCTGCCTTCTTTTCGTCTTCTTTTCGTCTACTCAGCCCCTCTTTTCAGGATATATttgatatatatctatatatacttATATAACTGTTATTAACTGTTATTGAATGTATTTTTGGTAGCTGTGTGGAAGATGAGAAGGAAAGTGCTAACATACATTTGTTCTTTGGGCTCAGCCAATTCATTTTAGACacgtaaaaaagaaaaaacctttcCTTGAATGTGTGAGAAGACATGAACAGTGACAGCCAATTTCATGGTAATGTGCTATATCAAAATACATTTTCCTCTCTTTGATCCAGGCTCTGTGTTAGAGACAGAATGGTCCATGGTGAAGGAGTTTGGATCCCGGGCTGTACAGCAGTGCGGCCCCTGCCGAGGACTTGCTAAGGATACGTAATGAATCTACCGGAGTGCAGCAGGTTTAACAGCACTTCTCCTActtttgttcctgtttttttttttgttctcgtTCTGCTGGTCGCCATCAGAACCCCGGGCTGTCATAGCTGCTGCGGCTGTAATAACTGTGGTGGCTGCGGGAGCGGCTCCTGCTGCGACTCCAGCTCCGGCTCTGGCTGCGACTCCAGCTGTGGCTGCGGCTCCAGCTCTGGCTCCGGCTCCTGCTGTGGCTCCTGCTGTGACTTCTGCTGCGGCTGTAGCTGCTGTAGCTGCGGCTGTGGCTGCGGCTGGATTGTGACGGGCTGCTGTCGTAGCTGGAAGATGAAGGACTGGGCCGGTAGTATGGAATCGGCCGCTTCCGAGCGCTGgaggagggggaaaaataaGGGTTTGAACAGTTAGTCCTATGTCCTAGTCCTATTTTCTATGGTTATACTGTTAAATCTGATGTTAAAGCAAGATTAAGGCAATCAGTGTTAGGTCACAGAATGGTGACGTGTAATCAGTACAGGATCT from Oreochromis niloticus isolate F11D_XX linkage group LG10, O_niloticus_UMD_NMBU, whole genome shotgun sequence includes the following:
- the hspb1 gene encoding heat shock protein beta-1; this translates as MAERRIPFTLLRTPSWDPFRDWHQSSRIFDQTFGMPALPEDIAAFPSTHWPGYLRPSILAPELMTPHAPLMYPTHMMAQQAQARALSRQLSSGISEIKQTQDSWKVSLDVNHFSPEELVVKTKDGVVEISGKHEERKDEHGFVSRSFTRKYTLPPSADVEKVNSALSPEGVLTVEAPLIKPAIEHSETTIPVNVESKGGVVKK